TCTCAGCCAGGTAACCGCCATACTTAGCACACGTGACCTGGGCTTCTGTTATCGTAACAAGTGCCAAAGGTTTGGTCAAATAGTATCTTCGACCATTGTACGGGGCAGATTCATAGAACAAAGTTTTCAAAGCAGCTTTatctttttcttgtaattctttAATGAACTCTGTAGAGTTTGTGACATTTTCCTGAAGCTTTTCAACTTGTGAGCTAAGTTCGCTGATTTTGAGACTTTTTGCAATGTTTTCTATTTTACTTTCTCTGAGTTGTTGATACATTGAGTGTAAAGAATATTCACTAGAAGTAATTTTTGCGGATGCTGAAATTGTCTGACCTCGCCAAGATAGATTCATTCCATTAGCATCACATTGGTAATCGCCTGCCTTGTCCGGTAGAGGGAACGGCAATTGGAGACACAGATAGGACACACCTTGATTAGCGATCACGCCACTGCCTAACCCATCTGTGTTGTATACTTGGACACGCCCTGTAAAGCTATCGATGACTGCTAAGACTTCAATGTCTGACTGGTCAGAGCCATTAGAACGAGACAGGATGATAGAGTTAAGTGAAATCATTTTCTGAGTCTCTTCAACACTCATAGTACAGTTGAAAATCAGTTGTTTGGTGATCCCCGGAAGTATGCGAGTTGGCACCACACTCAAGCTCAAACTTGTAGCttgttgaaa
This genomic stretch from Biomphalaria glabrata chromosome 4, xgBioGlab47.1, whole genome shotgun sequence harbors:
- the LOC106050783 gene encoding uncharacterized protein LOC106050783 — protein: MIQVKYFDLLYVLLLRLLLMPHQTTSLSLSVVPTRILPGITKQLIFNCTMSVEETQKMISLNSIILSRSNGSDQSDIEVLAVIDSFTGRVQVYNTDGLGSGVIANQGVSYLCLQLPFPLPDKAGDYQCDANGMNLSWRGQTISASAKITSSEYSLHSMYQQLRESKIENIAKSLKISELSSQVEKLQENVTNSTEFIKELQEKDKAALKTLFYESAPYNGRRYYLTKPLALVTITEAQVTCAKYGGYLAEIDDDGEFFFVRNFIIKHPFYQGVFISGTDADQEGHWINPRNNSTLKDIKWFRGEPGGGTVENCIVCWREYNWYIGDHRCVLFSDAQYIAYLCEIVDI